A stretch of the Saccharolobus caldissimus genome encodes the following:
- a CDS encoding sulfurtransferase TusA family protein, which yields MSSLKIYKELDLTSSSCAGPIGELSSVVDELREGEAVKVILGDEATKKDITLWVKKRGLKLIQESQEGNKYILLIGK from the coding sequence ATGAGTTCTCTTAAGATATATAAGGAGTTGGATTTGACAAGCTCATCTTGTGCAGGCCCTATAGGTGAGCTATCTAGCGTTGTTGATGAGTTGAGGGAAGGTGAGGCTGTTAAGGTGATTTTAGGTGATGAGGCTACTAAGAAGGATATAACATTATGGGTTAAGAAGAGGGGTTTAAAGCTAATACAAGAGTCTCAAGAGGGAAACAAATACATACTATTGATAGGAAAATAG
- a CDS encoding rhodanese-like domain-containing protein, with the protein MQVTERRSPYFHNIQSVPPSIIRKLIKTNSITVVDIRQPWEYEEHHIPGAILLPLDYFEELFPLLNANSVAIVCEHANRSTWLIYNKHYLFDGLKVYNMLGGMELWIRMGYEISKGMDENGMLWYKLLKKLLK; encoded by the coding sequence ATGCAAGTAACAGAGAGAAGGTCTCCTTATTTTCACAACATTCAAAGTGTACCACCATCCATTATTAGAAAACTAATTAAAACTAATTCAATTACAGTAGTAGATATTAGACAACCCTGGGAATACGAGGAACATCATATACCAGGGGCAATCTTATTACCGTTAGATTATTTTGAAGAACTATTCCCATTATTAAATGCCAATTCTGTCGCCATAGTTTGCGAACACGCAAATAGATCAACTTGGTTAATTTATAATAAACATTATTTATTTGATGGATTAAAAGTTTACAATATGCTTGGAGGAATGGAATTATGGATTAGAATGGGCTATGAGATAAGTAAGGGAATGGATGAGAACGGTATGTTATGGTATAAATTATTAAAGAAATTGTTAAAATAA
- the cutB gene encoding glyceraldehyde dehydrogenase subunit beta, with amino-acid sequence MYPPDFSYVRVTTVEEATKFLESHDDARPIAGGQSLIPMLKLRVISPSYIVDLNPINTLSYISSSYSSTRIGALTRYYEILKSDLVKINVPLLYQAVKVVGDMQVRNLGTIGGSTANADPSADIPTVLTALNADIILTSSSGSRSVKALDFFKGAFTTDIKKGEIISEIVLPNLEGYRTFYKKVVRRAGDFALVSLAFAIKLRGNEIEDIRLAYGGVGDKPFRALEVEKNVIGRRLNNELVEEIVSKVSNQVNPPSDTRGSSWYRREVMKIITRNTLKEVMG; translated from the coding sequence GTGTACCCACCAGATTTTAGTTACGTTAGAGTTACTACTGTGGAAGAAGCGACTAAGTTCTTAGAATCTCATGATGATGCTAGACCAATAGCTGGAGGGCAGAGTTTAATACCCATGCTTAAGTTGCGAGTGATATCTCCAAGTTATATAGTAGATCTTAATCCAATAAACACGTTAAGCTATATAAGTAGTAGTTATAGTTCTACAAGGATTGGCGCACTGACACGTTATTACGAGATATTGAAAAGTGATTTAGTTAAAATAAATGTTCCTTTATTATACCAAGCAGTAAAAGTAGTAGGTGATATGCAAGTTAGAAATCTCGGTACAATTGGAGGAAGTACTGCTAATGCCGATCCTTCAGCTGACATACCAACAGTATTAACAGCATTAAATGCAGATATTATATTAACTTCATCCTCTGGTAGTAGATCAGTAAAAGCCTTAGATTTCTTTAAAGGTGCTTTTACTACTGATATAAAAAAGGGTGAAATAATAAGTGAAATTGTATTACCAAACTTAGAGGGATATAGAACATTTTACAAAAAAGTTGTGAGAAGAGCTGGTGATTTTGCCCTGGTTTCCTTGGCCTTTGCAATAAAATTGAGGGGTAATGAAATAGAAGATATAAGATTAGCTTATGGAGGAGTTGGAGATAAGCCCTTTAGAGCCTTAGAGGTTGAAAAGAACGTTATAGGAAGGAGATTAAATAATGAACTCGTAGAAGAGATCGTAAGTAAGGTTTCTAACCAGGTAAATCCCCCCTCAGATACAAGGGGGAGCTCCTGGTACAGAAGGGAAGTTATGAAAATTATAACTCGTAATACTCTAAAGGAGGTGATGGGTTAA
- a CDS encoding DUF1641 domain-containing protein, with the protein MQTINLEKLASKIDEKKIEELAELIDLTPALNEVLKKVNELKETGGLDAIVNSAYVAKTLRDMLNDEAIQNLGGILSSLLEFGKALSKREIFENTMSIINNIDVLSDVTNKLKFMRDDGTLDVLINMSYSIRTLRDMLNDDAIQALGSVLSSSLELLKFASQNSEAIKTILDKSAVISELLTRLDNMRADGTLDVLMNSAYVAKTLRDMLNDEAIQNLGKYISNLLEIMKEMDDETIHSIKTTMKKLKTVNNILAKVEELDANGALNVVIDLAYVAKTLRDMLNDDAITHLSGYLSQFLEVYPKAMDFFNITFSEIPFKMIRAITSDEVKKSLESPPQVSLGGIIRLLSDPEIQRGLGVIFTIIRAIGKEFTTK; encoded by the coding sequence ATGCAGACAATTAACTTAGAGAAATTAGCATCTAAAATAGATGAGAAGAAAATAGAAGAATTAGCAGAACTTATAGATCTAACACCAGCACTTAATGAAGTTTTAAAGAAAGTAAATGAGCTTAAAGAGACTGGTGGTCTGGATGCCATAGTGAATTCGGCTTATGTTGCTAAGACTTTGCGTGATATGTTGAATGATGAGGCAATACAGAACCTAGGAGGAATATTATCTTCGTTACTAGAGTTCGGTAAGGCTTTATCTAAGAGGGAAATTTTTGAAAATACTATGAGTATAATTAATAATATTGATGTATTATCAGATGTTACTAACAAGTTAAAATTTATGAGGGATGACGGTACTTTAGACGTTTTAATAAATATGTCATATTCCATTAGGACTTTGCGTGATATGTTAAACGATGACGCCATACAGGCATTAGGTAGCGTTCTTTCAAGCTCATTGGAGTTATTGAAATTTGCGTCACAAAATTCTGAAGCAATTAAAACTATATTAGATAAATCAGCTGTAATTAGCGAACTTTTAACGAGATTAGATAACATGAGAGCGGATGGTACTCTAGACGTTCTCATGAATTCGGCTTATGTTGCTAAGACTTTGCGTGATATGTTGAATGATGAGGCAATACAGAACCTAGGAAAGTATATTTCAAATCTTTTAGAAATTATGAAGGAAATGGATGACGAGACGATACACTCAATAAAGACCACTATGAAAAAGTTGAAAACTGTAAATAATATATTAGCAAAAGTTGAAGAATTAGATGCTAATGGTGCGTTGAATGTTGTAATTGATTTAGCTTATGTTGCTAAGACTTTGCGTGATATGTTGAATGATGACGCCATTACGCATTTATCCGGATATTTGTCACAATTCTTAGAAGTTTATCCGAAGGCTATGGATTTCTTTAATATTACTTTTAGTGAAATTCCGTTTAAGATGATAAGGGCTATAACTTCAGATGAAGTTAAAAAGTCGCTGGAATCTCCTCCTCAGGTATCATTAGGGGGGATCATTAGATTATTATCTGATCCAGAAATACAGAGAGGACTTGGTGTAATATTTACTATAATAAGGGCTATAGGAAAGGAATTTACTACTAAGTAG
- a CDS encoding SelD-related putative sulfur metabolism protein, protein MAIDNLIDKFRANLDKYKKMGLNPLSLATGCAVKVDLIDTVYPAIQKIRGELIRRNIEILPREDADIFVTREKMEMKRIINGGEFDADRAVSLIQVNQETAGDPNKFAEFLLKTYTSIKTSRKLTIGKGHSIVTTNPKGEVAVLDLFRLEGGKENSYTVANNDTIQIVDPLDDPGSQMQVDVAISNSLNDLFTKGVFQDLKMIPVADAPVNELKQQLLRNFENYSRTYSIELLNDVQPNSKTLMIGATVIGKSDHELPTFYNKVNENMEILVTRPVGELTPINVYMWMLTVPELIEDMEARGITIQRVEEAKKRALNYMRSPNIEVAKIIYEYLPPFGGAFNEESHIAMTTDVTGPGIFVIKEFAEKAQVDIELFEIPVIDKEIHEFATENFIIPNSTAGTNGAIVIFAHKKVINEIYDELKKKGQEPYIIGKVIGKGNGTVIAPSTITKYIHRNNVLRQFKIK, encoded by the coding sequence ATGGCTATTGACAACCTAATTGATAAATTCAGAGCAAATTTAGACAAGTATAAGAAAATGGGTCTCAATCCGTTATCATTAGCTACTGGATGTGCTGTAAAAGTAGATTTAATAGACACAGTATATCCTGCAATACAGAAAATAAGAGGGGAATTGATAAGAAGAAATATAGAGATATTGCCTAGAGAAGACGCTGATATCTTTGTAACTAGGGAAAAAATGGAAATGAAAAGGATAATCAATGGTGGGGAATTTGACGCAGATAGGGCTGTAAGTCTAATTCAAGTCAATCAGGAGACTGCAGGAGATCCAAATAAATTCGCCGAATTTTTATTAAAAACATATACGTCAATAAAGACTTCAAGGAAGCTAACTATTGGAAAGGGTCATTCTATTGTTACAACTAATCCTAAAGGTGAGGTTGCTGTATTAGATCTGTTCAGGCTTGAAGGAGGAAAGGAAAATTCATATACAGTAGCAAATAACGACACAATACAAATAGTAGATCCGTTAGATGACCCAGGGTCACAAATGCAAGTCGACGTAGCCATCTCAAATTCTTTAAATGATCTCTTCACAAAAGGAGTATTCCAAGATCTTAAAATGATCCCAGTTGCAGATGCTCCAGTTAATGAATTAAAACAGCAACTGTTAAGAAATTTTGAAAACTATTCGAGAACTTACTCTATAGAGTTATTAAACGATGTACAACCTAACTCTAAAACGCTTATGATAGGTGCAACTGTGATAGGTAAGTCGGATCACGAGTTACCTACATTTTATAATAAAGTTAATGAAAACATGGAAATATTAGTTACTAGACCAGTAGGTGAGCTAACTCCAATTAATGTCTATATGTGGATGTTAACGGTTCCAGAGTTAATAGAAGATATGGAAGCTAGGGGTATCACCATACAAAGAGTTGAGGAAGCTAAAAAGAGGGCCCTAAACTATATGAGATCTCCAAATATAGAGGTGGCTAAAATCATTTATGAATATTTACCACCATTTGGTGGTGCATTTAATGAGGAATCTCATATAGCTATGACTACAGATGTAACTGGTCCTGGTATATTTGTGATTAAAGAGTTTGCTGAGAAAGCCCAAGTTGATATAGAGCTTTTCGAGATTCCAGTCATAGATAAGGAAATACATGAATTTGCTACAGAGAATTTCATTATTCCAAACTCTACTGCTGGAACGAATGGTGCTATTGTTATTTTCGCTCATAAAAAGGTTATTAATGAAATTTATGATGAGTTAAAGAAAAAAGGACAAGAGCCTTACATTATAGGTAAGGTTATAGGTAAGGGAAATGGTACTGTAATAGCTCCTTCTACAATTACTAAATATATCCATAGGAATAACGTGTTAAGACAATTTAAGATAAAATGA
- a CDS encoding DsrE family protein, which produces MKTGIIVGSNERSRLTYAAMTSVIISSMGDEVYVFLTMDAVKAFTKNPEVKNEDVSSKTMVEKKEEDYMSLFRKAKKSGKVKIYACSYASKLFNYTKDDYVDLVDEIAGITSFSMEVEGGQIISVW; this is translated from the coding sequence ATGAAAACTGGTATAATAGTGGGCTCTAATGAGAGGTCTAGGTTAACATACGCGGCAATGACTTCCGTAATAATATCATCTATGGGAGATGAAGTTTACGTTTTTTTAACAATGGATGCAGTAAAGGCGTTTACTAAGAATCCTGAAGTTAAGAATGAGGATGTATCTTCAAAAACAATGGTAGAGAAGAAGGAAGAGGATTACATGAGCCTATTTAGAAAGGCTAAGAAGAGCGGGAAAGTTAAAATCTACGCTTGTTCTTATGCAAGTAAGTTATTTAATTACACTAAAGACGATTACGTAGATTTAGTAGACGAGATAGCAGGAATAACTTCTTTTAGTATGGAAGTCGAAGGAGGGCAAATAATTTCAGTGTGGTAA
- a CDS encoding MarR family transcriptional regulator has protein sequence MEKLPPSAKLVLKVLIEKKVVRFKELQEQTKLPTRTLRYALKILREKGLIKTLPCLDDARERMYSILEIDECYKLFND, from the coding sequence ATGGAAAAACTTCCGCCCTCCGCAAAACTTGTATTAAAAGTACTTATAGAAAAGAAGGTAGTGAGATTTAAGGAGTTACAAGAGCAAACAAAATTACCAACCAGGACTTTACGTTATGCATTAAAAATTCTTAGGGAAAAGGGATTAATAAAAACCTTACCTTGCTTAGATGACGCAAGAGAAAGAATGTATTCTATATTAGAAATAGATGAGTGCTATAAATTATTTAATGATTAA
- a CDS encoding NAD(P)/FAD-dependent oxidoreductase — translation MPKRIIVAGGNIGGTIIANRLVQKLESEINKGEVEVVVLNKSDEHVYLPGQLLVAFGLEVPGELIRKERELLDHRVKFLHGDKGTITKIDVANHSIHTADGAVHNYDYLVITTGVEYTWDEIPGYRAAAHTPYEFDAALKMREALEKFQGGTIVVNTARLPHRCPVAPLEITLILDDYLRKRGIRDKTKIIYTYPVQGVFGRPITNKFMLQIFEQRGIEVHSPFTVKSVDPNEKVIESQEGEKLKFDMLIGVPPNMGAKVIEDSGIGDRRRWVPTDKFTLRMKDQSNVYVMGDATDLPVSKAGSTADFESYVVAHNIANDIKGNLGVKNYGGDVLCYIATGTDQATYIRFSYTMNESPPPPSYIHWWGKIMYNKMYWTVTAKAVV, via the coding sequence ATGCCTAAAAGAATTATAGTTGCAGGAGGAAATATAGGAGGTACGATAATAGCTAATAGATTGGTTCAGAAATTAGAAAGTGAAATAAATAAGGGTGAAGTGGAAGTAGTAGTTTTAAATAAATCTGACGAACACGTATACTTACCAGGTCAATTATTGGTGGCATTTGGTTTAGAAGTACCAGGAGAGTTAATAAGAAAAGAACGCGAATTATTAGACCATAGGGTTAAATTCTTACATGGAGATAAGGGTACAATAACTAAGATAGACGTAGCTAATCATAGTATTCATACCGCAGACGGAGCAGTTCATAATTACGACTATTTAGTGATTACTACTGGAGTGGAGTATACATGGGACGAAATACCAGGTTATAGGGCAGCGGCACATACTCCTTATGAGTTTGATGCCGCATTAAAGATGAGAGAAGCTTTAGAGAAATTCCAAGGAGGTACGATAGTAGTTAATACTGCTAGATTGCCTCATAGGTGTCCCGTAGCACCATTAGAGATTACATTAATTTTAGACGATTATCTGAGAAAGAGGGGGATTAGGGATAAGACTAAAATAATATATACTTATCCGGTTCAAGGAGTTTTCGGAAGACCTATAACAAATAAATTCATGTTACAGATATTTGAGCAGAGGGGCATAGAGGTTCATTCTCCATTTACAGTAAAAAGTGTTGATCCCAATGAAAAAGTTATAGAATCGCAAGAAGGGGAGAAACTCAAATTCGATATGCTAATAGGCGTTCCTCCAAACATGGGAGCTAAGGTTATTGAAGATTCCGGAATAGGAGATAGAAGAAGATGGGTACCTACAGATAAATTCACTTTAAGAATGAAGGATCAGTCAAACGTATATGTAATGGGAGATGCTACTGATTTACCAGTATCTAAGGCAGGATCTACTGCTGATTTCGAATCTTATGTAGTAGCTCATAATATAGCTAATGACATAAAGGGTAATTTAGGTGTTAAGAATTACGGGGGAGATGTTTTATGTTATATAGCAACTGGTACGGATCAGGCTACATATATTAGATTTAGCTATACTATGAACGAAAGTCCGCCACCACCTTCATATATACACTGGTGGGGAAAGATAATGTATAATAAAATGTACTGGACAGTTACTGCTAAGGCAGTGGTGTAA
- the cutC gene encoding glyceraldehyde dehydrogenase subunit gamma, protein MLIVNKGEKVKVKVKVNGIWYERYVSPRMLLVDFIRDELGLTGTKVGCDTTTCGACTVLLNGRSVKSCTIFAVQADGAEITTIEGLSVDSKLHPIQEAFKDNFALQCGFCTPGMIMQSYFLLKENPNPTEEEVRDGLHGNICRCTGYQNIIKAVLDASRRLRA, encoded by the coding sequence ATGTTAATTGTAAATAAGGGTGAAAAGGTAAAAGTTAAGGTAAAGGTAAACGGTATATGGTATGAAAGATATGTAAGCCCTAGGATGCTATTAGTTGATTTCATAAGAGACGAGTTAGGGCTTACTGGAACTAAAGTAGGTTGTGATACTACTACTTGTGGGGCATGTACTGTATTACTAAACGGAAGATCTGTGAAATCGTGCACGATTTTCGCAGTACAAGCTGATGGGGCAGAAATTACAACTATTGAAGGTTTATCTGTAGATTCTAAACTTCATCCAATACAAGAGGCATTTAAAGATAATTTCGCTTTACAATGCGGATTTTGCACGCCAGGAATGATAATGCAATCCTATTTCTTATTAAAGGAAAATCCAAATCCTACAGAAGAAGAAGTAAGGGATGGTCTTCACGGAAATATATGTAGATGTACTGGATATCAAAATATTATTAAAGCTGTTTTAGATGCCTCCAGGAGGTTGAGAGCATGA